One segment of Brassica napus cultivar Da-Ae chromosome C3, Da-Ae, whole genome shotgun sequence DNA contains the following:
- the LOC106431381 gene encoding glutaredoxin-C8-like, with protein MQYKTETRSSLSFNKVNNMGVFPLDTLVRVESMASENAVVIFSVSTCCMCHAVSGLFRGMGVSPGVHELDLHPYGVEINRALLRLLGRSSGTSTSRGGLPVVFIGGKMVGSMERVMASHINGSLVPLLKDAGALCL; from the coding sequence ATGCAATACAAAACCGAAACTCGCAGCTCCTTATCCTTCAACAAGGTGAACAACATGGGAGTGTTTCCATTGGATACTCTGGTCAGGGTAGAGTCTATGGCTTCAGAAAACGCAGTGGTTATATTCAGCGTGAGCACTTGCTGCATGTGCCACGCCGTCAGTGGTCTCTTCCGCGGAATGGGAGTGAGTCCCGGCGTCCACGAGCTGGACCTCCACCCTTATGGCGTTGAAATCAACCGGGCTCTCCTTCGTCTCCTTGGACGTTCAAGCGGCACTTCCACTTCTCGGGGGGGACTTCCGGTGGTATTCATCGGTGGGAAGATGGTGGGGTCAATGGAGAGAGTGATGGCTTCTCATATCAACGGCTCACTTGTCCCTCTTCTGAAAGATGCTGGTGCTCTCTGTCTCTAA